The following is a genomic window from Bacteroidota bacterium.
AATGGAACAAACGGAACAAATGGCGTAACGGGTCCTACCGGTGCAAATGGAACGAATGGAACTAACGGAACAAACGGAACTAATGGCGTAACGGGTCCTACCGGTGCAAATGGAACGAATGGAACTAACGGAACAAACGGAACTAATGGAACAAACGGAACCAATGGAACTAATGGCGCAACAGGTCCTACCGGTCCTACGGGAGCAAATGGAACCAACGGAACAAACGGCACGAATGGAACCAACGGCACAAACGGAACAAACGGAACCAACGGCACGAATGGAACCAATGGCGCAACCGGTCCAACCGGTCCGGTTGGATGCGCAACTACAAATTATCTTATAAAATATAACGGAGGCGCAACTTGCAGCCGCTTGTTTGATGACGGAACCTATGCAGGCATAAATCCTACTTACGGTCCTGTAAATGACTTCTGGACTATTCTGCAAGGAGGCGGTTCATTCGGAACCAATGGCGCATCAAGAGTGTTGGTTGGCTGGTACAGAGGAGCCGATCCCATTGTTGAGCCCACCAATAATGCAACCGGGTATGTGGGTTATTATGCCGCACCTTTCTTTAACGCATGGTGGGGAATGAATGCCTATAATTACTGGGTGATTTCCAAGCGTGAACAAAAAAGAAATATTAATTCTGTAAATGACGATGCGGCATTAACGGAATTGGTGATGGAAGACATTGACAAAATAAAACCTTCTTTCTATAAATATATTACTGAGAAGGATAATCTTGACAATGATGTAAAATACAGGCACCAGATGCATTTGGGAGTTATTGCAGATGAATCTCCCGATTATATTTTAGGCGAAGCATTTGATAAAGTAGATATTTATGGAATTGCCACCTTATCATTGGCGGGAGTAAAAAATAACAGGAAAGAAATCAAAGAAATCAAAAGTTATCTGGGAATGAGTTCCAGCGTGAACGTAAGTGATTTCGGAAATGCTACCCTGAACGGCTCTGAAACATGGATTAATTTCTCTGAGGACTTTGCCAGAAAAATTTCTTCCGGCAACTTGCCTGTCATCACGCTTACTTCCAATAATCCGTCTGTAACACTAAGCGTAACGGAGAAGAGCGCGCAGGGATTCAAAGTGGCTGCCTCCATGGCAACTTCCGATTTATCGGTTGACTGGATTGCAATGGCGAAAGTGAAAACAGAATCCTCACAGGAGAAATCAAATCTTTCTTCGCAGGTTTCACCTTACCTGATGGAGCGGCTG
Proteins encoded in this region:
- a CDS encoding collagen-like protein — protein: MKKFLPVFFIALNFFFTAKLFAQDNVGIGTNTPNASALLELLSTNKGLLIPRVPLLSNTDVVTIPSPAVSLLVYNTNAAMVNGGLGFWYWDGTQWVQAIGPAGPMGPMGPTGPAGANGATGPQGPTGAAGANGNNGATGPTGDTGPAGANGTNGTNGVTGPTGDTGPAGANGTNGTNGTNGVTGPTGANGTNGTNGTNGTNGTNGTNGVTGPTGANGTNGTNGTNGTNGTNGTNGVTGPTGANGTNGTNGTNGTNGVTGPTGANGTNGTNGTNGTNGTNGTNGTNGATGPTGPTGANGTNGTNGTNGTNGTNGTNGTNGTNGTNGATGPTGPVGCATTNYLIKYNGGATCSRLFDDGTYAGINPTYGPVNDFWTILQGGGSFGTNGASRVLVGWYRGADPIVEPTNNATGYVGYYAAPFFNAWWGMNAYNYWVISKREQKRNINSVNDDAALTELVMEDIDKIKPSFYKYITEKDNLDNDVKYRHQMHLGVIADESPDYILGEAFDKVDIYGIATLSLAGVKNNRKEIKEIKSYLGMSSSVNVSDFGNATLNGSETWINFSEDFARKISSGNLPVITLTSNNPSVTLSVTEKSAQGFKVAASMATSDLSVDWIAMAKVKTESSQEKSNLSSQVSPYLMERLHVPASTKSSIISNLASLNTASPAAKGALNFENRIR